In one Dermatophagoides farinae isolate YC_2012a chromosome 4, ASM2471394v1, whole genome shotgun sequence genomic region, the following are encoded:
- the LOC124491250 gene encoding uncharacterized protein LOC124491250: MIIMSSKDETLTNETTDNVVEVMKSTETTSIIIDDDDNKINEKDDDDDEINQQKSDDDNEQQMLIDDQSDCCDNNNIGETLTNDQPDVDDDDDNVEQEIIENNGDTIIDDQTVDDDNVQDEKEEEKETKKSPLQSENDTINDDNDNNQVQNKLNPSNDDDDDKAKTVIDQPNESISINGTIDDNETDEIQNNRHQQQDENKNDDEDESIDSKDNIDDDDKVMESDKPEIKEEEQIEAKQNQHADDDEEEEEGSPQMLTDVDNEMKDLTVPKIEIKEDDKETEEKEKELNKSTSSKTIDIGQDEMATLDLSKSLPNGSQTKIRTKEQRQPLSESYVNTPMTRSQKRARSNNNTTTTNTSTSIVEDLSISGMKRQNTTTLPYSNGDSNSLDNDEIDDNDDKSNHNNNNNNDNDNPIMLKRKKRNSNDIYDMINQNEQQQQSLYNENIDDDDVREESMAKLKLIRCLKQRLFNEEMKLLFLKKIRHSQLKENISQQQQQQQAMDSTVTLMNTNQQQQQHGLGHGNQQQQQNHPNRLQQQQQQQQYPSHHNLTNSSASAAAVAAATLANNLSSIGGLNLACLQREFAQHLLAQHQNHSSTTSSYSAAGLNSVLNFSMPTSGSGSHGHHKNMANLINNNVAHSNHHLSSTNTGIHHTPAHAGSNTKNYHSSNSAVAAAAAAAAAALNFSTNHHQQMQPMQAHMTKSSSGNSSGSSHHGLSSSAKTPSPAHLNHPTYHHGITAGRSPYNYNPLAAPPPPPPPSLTKHRSNSGSSSSGIGHPDSPHTNLNAAHASSMKSTTSSSSSNNRAISSPNMAYPDLRHSSSSKHNQIIPPNVPSPVSNHQVVDGNSGNVVLTKEQILLQKQLATLKQVMRKHVEKPPQPKMIPSEMHFIPNPSNPEFIYYVGLETVVNYLTGSNQMPQPPEPFECVQCGTDFTPVWKWKDRSNPAKPSVICERCVSKNMKKIISDDYQKEVSSYAKTFEEIEKHLTTATVAAASIPTPPPPTLQPQPPPSPATVTSHRTMSPASIPGNSNVPNQPQQSSSSSSRQSSSNHLVSAANSLFGGSSAASNNPAVMAAAAAANFNLQQAHSQNSPLSSLSPSQMAAMAALLMPQANPQLPPQQQSTPPVAHSSSTRSSTASSSGNFGPSSLFGGAATNSAAAALTLLQQLQSFPKINQAQSLLLAQQLLAASTPLPPSPQPPASSASSSAAGNPNASAMAQLLSFPNFLYSSLLAASLTNNQQQQPQHKSSSSSSSSSGSTAMALNAAAAAAAASIPRQLLMEMLPGATGGSGHHSGRSSSGHSQHNYKM, translated from the exons atgataataatgagtTCAAAAGACGAAACATTAACTAATGAAACAAcagataatgttgttgaagtgatgaaatcaacagaaacaacttcaattattatagatgatgatgataataaaattaatgaaaaagatgatgatgatgatgaaattaatcaacaaaaaagtgatgatgataatgaacaacaaatgttaattgatgatcaatcggattgttgtgataataataatattggtgaaacattaacaaatgatcaaccagatgttgatgatgatgatgataatgttgaacaagaaataatcgaaaacaaTGGTGATaccattattgatgatcaaaccgtagatgatgacaatgtccaagatgaaaaagaagaagaaaaagagacGAAAAAATCTCCATTACAATCCGAAAATGATACCAttaacgatgataatgataataatcaagtaCAAAATAAACTAAATCctagtaatgatgatgatgatgataaagcaAAAACAGTTATTGATCAGCCCAATGAATCAATCTCGATAAATGGAACgatagatgataatgaaaccGATGAAATACAAAATAATCGACACCAGCAACAAGATGAGAACAAAAAcgacgatgaagatgaatccattgattcaaaag acaatattgatgatgatgacaaagtAATGGAATCTGACAAGCCAGAAATAAAAGAGGAAGAGCAGATTGAAGCTAAACAGAATCAacatgctgatgatgatgaagaagaagaagaaggtTCACCACAAATGTTAAcagatgttgataatgaaatgaaagattTAACAGTtccaaaaattgaaatcaaagaagatgataaagaaacagaagaaaaagaaaaagaattgaataaatccacatcatcaaaaacgaTTGACATTGGGCAAGATGAAATGGCCACATTAGATCtatcaaaatcattaccGAATGgatcacaaacaaaaatacgaACAAAAGAACAACGACAACCATTATCAGAAAGTTATGTAAATACACCAATGACTAGAAGTCAGAAACGTGCCcgttcaaataataatactacAACGACAAATACATCGACATCAATTGTTGAAGATTTATCCATATCCGGCATGAAAAGACAAAATACAACAACGCTGCCATATTCGAATGGTGATTCAAATTCCCTTGACAATGATgagattgatgataatgatgataaatcaaatcataataataataataataatgataatgataatccgataatgttgaaaagaaaaaaacgaaatagtAATGACatatatgatatgattaatcaaaatgaacaacaacaacaatcattgtataatgaaaatatcgatgatgatgatgttcgtGAAGAATCGATGgccaaattaaaattgatacGTTGTTTAAAACAACGATTATTCAATGAAgagatgaaattattatttttgaaaaaaatacgacATAGTCAATTGAAGGAAAACatatcacaacaacaacaacaacaacaggcaATGGATTCAACAGTGACGTTGATGAatacaaatcaacaacaacaacaacatggcCTTGGTCATGgaaatcaacagcaacaacagaatcatcCTAATCgacttcaacaacaacaacaacaacaacaatatcccTCACATCATAATCTAACAAATTCATCAGCATCGGCTGCTGCTGTAGCTGCAGCCACATTAGCTAATAATCTTTCATCGATTGGTGGTTTGAATTTGGCCTGCTTACAACGAGAATTTGCTCAACATTTATTGGCCCAACATcagaatcattcatcaacaacatcatcatattctgCTGCTGGTTTGAATTCtgtattaaatttttcaatgccAACCAGCGGTAGTGGGAGTCATGgtcatcataaaaatatggccaatttaatcaataataatgttgcacattcaaatcatcatttatcatcaactaATACTGGTATACATCATACACCAGCACATGCCGGAAGtaatacaaaaaattatcattcgtCTAATTCGGCTGTTGCTGCAGCTGcagcagctgctgctgccgctTTGAATTTCTccaccaatcatcatcaacaaatgcaACCGATGCAAGCACATATGACGAAATCATCAAGCGGTAATTCTTCTGGTAGTAGTCATCATGGCCTGTCATCATCAGCGAAAACACCATCACCAGCACATCTAAATCATCCCACTTATCATCATGGTATAACTGCCGGACGTTCCCCATATAATTATAATCCACTTGCTGCACCACCAcctccaccaccacccaGTTTGACCAAACATCGTAGTAACagcggcagcagcagcagtggTATTGGTCATCCGGATTCTCCACATACCAATTTAAATGCTGCTCatgcatcatcaatgaaatcaaccacttcgtcatcatcttcgAATAATCGTGCCATTTCATCTCCAAACATGGCCTACCCAGATTTACgacattcatcatcgtcaaaacATAATCAG ATTATACCGCCTAATGTACCATCTCCGGTAAGCAATCATCAAGTAGTTGATGGCAATAGTGGCAATGTTGTATTGACAAAGGAACAAATTTTATTGCAAAAACAATTGGCTACATTAAAACAAGTCATGCGTAAACATGTTGAAAAACCCCCGCAACCTAAAATGATTCCATCTGAAATGCATTTTATACCGAACCCATCGAATCCTGAATTTATCTATTATGTTGGTCTTGAAACTGTTGTCAATTATTTGACCGGTTCGAATCAAATGCCACAACCACCGGAACCATTTGAATGTGTGCAATGTGGTACAGATTTTACACCCGTTTGGAAATGGAAAGATCGTTCAAATCCAGCCAAACCATCTGTTATTTGTGAACGTTGTGTAtcgaaaaatatgaaaaaaataattagtGATGATTATCAGAAAGAAGTATCATCATAtgcaaaaacatttgaagaaattgaaaaacatttgaccACAGCAACGGTTGCTGCTGCATCAATACCTACACCACCTCCACCTACTCTGCAACcccaaccaccaccatcaccagcGACTGTAACATCTCATCGAACTATGTCACCGGCATCGATTCCGGGAAATTCAAATGTACCAAATCAACCACAACAATCAtcctcttcatcatcaaggcAATCCTCATCGAATCATTTGGTTTCAGCGGCAAACAGTTTATTTGGTGGATCTTCTGCTGCATCGAATAATCCTGCAGTGATGGCTGCAGCAGCGGCTGCTAATTTCAATCTACAACAGGCTCATTCGCAAAATtcgccattatcatcattatcaccatcacaaATGGCTGCGATGGCAGCATTATTGATGCCACAGGCAAATCCACAGCTGCCacctcaacaacaatcaactcCTCCAGTCGCACATAGTAGTTCGACCCGGTCATCCACAGCTTCCTCAAGCGGAAATTTTGGCCCTTCGAGTTTATTTGGTGGTGCAGCCACGAATTCAGCTGCAGCAGCTTTGACTTTGCTACAACAGCTTCAATCGTTTCCAAAGATTAATCAGGCTCAATCTTTATTGTTGGCACAGCAATTATTGGCCGCATCAACACCGCTGCCACCATCACCACAGCCACCTGCTTCATCTGCTAGCTCATCTGCCGCAGGAAATCCAAATGCATCGGCAATGGCCCAATTATTGAGTTTCCcgaattttctttattcaagCCTGTTGGCTGCATCTTTGaccaataatcaacaacaacaaccgcagcataaatcatcatcatcatcgtcatcatcatccggttCGACGGCAATGGCTTTGAATGCAGCTGCAGCTGCTGCAGCAGCAAGTATACCTCGACAATTATTAATGGAAATGCTACCTGGTGCAACCGGTGGTAGTGGACATCATTCAGGTCGAAGTTCAAGTGGTCATTCGCAGCATAATTATAAAATGTAA
- the LOC124500427 gene encoding UBA-like domain-containing protein 2 encodes MWINEQMDSLREQVMINQFVVAAGCAHDQAKQLLQAAHWQFETALSIFLQDSPISVHHHHGNNHFHQMCTPANTPATPPNFPDALLQFSKLSTTNNTQELTSLPRTYSNSSQHSSPIGPGRHHHHNHHIITHSSTQQQQQQQQQQMINTSRTQQQQLRSSPIINISSTTTTQP; translated from the exons ATGTGGATTAATGAACAGATGGATTCATTACGTGAACAagtgatgatcaatcaatttgttgttgctgccgGATGTGCACATGATCAAGCAAAGCAATTATTACAAGCAGCACATTGGCAATTTGAG ACTGCATTGAGTATATTTCTACAAGATTCACCAATTTccgtacatcatcatcatggtaataatcattttcatcag ATGTGTACACCAGCCAATACACCGGCAACACCACCAAATTTTCCTGATGCATTattacaattttcaaaattatcaacaacaaataatacaCAAGAATTAACATCATTACCACGTACATATAGTAATTCAAGCCAACATTCATCACCAATAGGTCCAGgacgacatcatcatcataatcatcatataattacACATTCAtctacacaacaacaacaacaacaacaacaacaacaaatgataaatacATCGcgcacacaacaacaacaattacgtTCATCACCAATTATAAACATTtcatccacaacaacaacacaacctTAG